A stretch of the Haloarcula ordinaria genome encodes the following:
- the pabB gene encoding aminodeoxychorismate synthase, component I, whose translation MVSVETDRESFTSLAAGADEQARIPVEVRVTVDDPFTAYRRAREAVGGVYLATTGGQSGWGYFATAPAEFLSVTPDDGPALDALSDLLDASSLVRGDCDVPYPCGAFGWLSYDIVRDLETLPTQALDDRALPRLQVGAYDRVAAWEEPRGDGPVTLRVTACPRLGDHDDATAAYEFGKQHALALARRATEGDPVVGDAPVDADEARFESDCTRESFAERVRTVKAYIRDGDTFQANVSQRLQAPAAVHPVEAFDALREVNPAPYSALVEFPGVDLVSASPELLLHRDGDRLVTEPIAGTRPRGATAAEDDRLEADLLRDEKERAEHAMLVDLERNDLGKVSQFGTVDVTDYRRVDRYSEVMHLVSVVEGRLRERATLQDAVTAVFPGGTITGAPKPRTMEIIDEVEGTQRGPYTGSIGVFGFDGRATLNIVIRTLVRYADHYYLRVGAGIVHDSDPDREYDETLDKGRALVTAIDEALGKRADLSVEGSP comes from the coding sequence ATGGTATCGGTCGAAACCGACCGGGAGTCGTTCACCAGCCTCGCGGCCGGTGCGGACGAACAGGCCCGGATTCCGGTCGAGGTCCGCGTCACCGTCGACGACCCCTTCACTGCTTACCGGCGGGCCCGCGAAGCGGTCGGTGGGGTCTACCTGGCGACCACCGGTGGGCAGTCCGGCTGGGGCTACTTCGCGACGGCTCCGGCCGAGTTCCTGTCCGTCACGCCCGACGACGGCCCGGCCCTGGACGCGCTCTCTGACCTGCTGGACGCGTCGTCGCTCGTCCGTGGCGACTGTGACGTCCCCTACCCCTGTGGCGCGTTCGGGTGGCTCTCCTACGACATCGTTCGTGACCTCGAGACGCTCCCGACGCAGGCTCTCGACGACCGGGCGCTGCCCCGCCTGCAGGTCGGCGCCTACGACCGCGTCGCGGCCTGGGAGGAACCGCGCGGCGACGGCCCGGTGACGCTCCGCGTGACCGCCTGCCCCAGACTGGGCGACCACGACGACGCGACGGCGGCCTACGAGTTCGGCAAGCAACACGCGCTCGCACTCGCCCGGCGGGCCACCGAGGGCGACCCTGTGGTAGGCGATGCGCCCGTCGACGCCGACGAGGCTCGCTTCGAGAGCGACTGCACCCGCGAGTCCTTCGCCGAACGCGTCCGGACCGTCAAGGCGTACATCCGCGACGGCGACACCTTCCAGGCGAACGTCTCCCAGCGCCTGCAGGCGCCGGCGGCCGTCCACCCCGTCGAGGCGTTCGACGCGCTGCGCGAGGTGAACCCCGCGCCGTACTCGGCACTCGTCGAGTTCCCGGGCGTCGACCTCGTGAGCGCCAGTCCCGAACTCCTCTTGCACCGCGACGGCGACCGCCTGGTCACAGAACCGATAGCCGGCACGCGGCCGCGGGGGGCGACAGCCGCCGAAGACGACCGCCTGGAGGCCGACCTCCTGCGCGACGAGAAGGAGCGGGCCGAACACGCGATGCTGGTCGACCTCGAACGCAACGACCTCGGGAAGGTGAGTCAGTTCGGGACTGTCGACGTGACCGACTATCGACGCGTCGACCGCTACTCGGAGGTGATGCACCTCGTCTCGGTCGTCGAGGGGCGGCTCCGGGAGCGAGCGACGCTGCAGGACGCCGTCACCGCCGTCTTCCCCGGTGGGACCATCACCGGCGCGCCGAAGCCCCGGACGATGGAGATCATCGACGAGGTCGAGGGCACCCAGCGCGGGCCCTACACAGGCTCCATCGGCGTGTTCGGCTTCGACGGCCGGGCCACGCTCAACATCGTCATCCGGACGCTCGTCCGATACGCCGACCACTACTACCTCCGCGTGGGTGCGGGTATCGTCCACGATTCGGACCCCGACCGGGAGTACGACGAGACGCTGGACAAGGGCCGGGCGCTGGTCACCGCCATCGACGAGGCGCTGGGTAAACGGGCCGACCTCTCTGTGGAGGGGTCGCCGTGA
- a CDS encoding anthranilate synthase component II, producing the protein MTSGSDLAPTVLVVDNYDSFAYNLVQYVGEVVLRLGGSEDDVVVRRNDAINVDGIRALDPDGIVVSPGPGTPAEAGVSIPVFADLAYPTLGVCLGHQALCAAAGAPVGHAEAVVHGKASQVTHDGRGVFEGVPDPVEVGRYHSLAVERVDLPDELEETAYTDDEATILMGVRHRERPHVGVQFHPESILTEHGKTMVENFCLQCTTT; encoded by the coding sequence GTGACCAGTGGTTCGGACCTCGCCCCGACGGTGCTGGTGGTCGACAACTACGACTCGTTCGCCTACAACCTCGTGCAGTACGTCGGCGAGGTGGTCCTCCGACTCGGCGGGAGCGAGGACGACGTCGTCGTCCGGCGCAACGACGCCATCAACGTCGACGGGATTCGGGCGCTTGACCCCGACGGCATCGTCGTCTCGCCAGGCCCTGGAACGCCCGCCGAAGCGGGGGTCTCAATCCCCGTCTTCGCCGACCTCGCGTACCCGACGCTCGGCGTCTGTCTCGGCCATCAGGCGCTCTGTGCGGCTGCGGGCGCGCCAGTCGGCCACGCCGAGGCCGTCGTCCACGGCAAGGCCTCGCAGGTGACCCACGACGGCCGGGGCGTCTTCGAGGGCGTCCCCGACCCCGTCGAGGTCGGCCGCTACCACTCGCTGGCGGTCGAGCGGGTCGACCTCCCCGACGAGCTCGAGGAGACGGCCTACACCGACGACGAGGCGACCATCCTGATGGGCGTGCGCCACCGCGAGCGGCCCCACGTCGGCGTCCAGTTCCACCCCGAGAGCATCCTCACCGAACACGGCAAGACCATGGTCGAGAACTTCTGTCTCCAATGTACTACCACGTAA
- a CDS encoding aminotransferase class IV gives MYYHVNGELVPADEATVSVRDRGFMYGDAAFETLRVYGGTPFEWDAHRERLQRTAETLGFADAVPDDLRDRVDETLAENGLDEASAKVSVSRGVQPGKLTPGADVDPTVVVTCTPLPRGGRDGQRVWDDPAAVQTVRTRRIPSEAVPADVKTHNYLNGILGRLELRRAAGNREAADECLMRDMDGNVVEGATSNLFFVTENGLRIPSDDLDLLPGVTRSVVLDLAREESFPVETGHYSLDAVRDADEAFLTNSTWELRPIASVDGIEVGTGPMTTLLQRLFDERVEAEYY, from the coding sequence ATGTACTACCACGTAAACGGCGAGCTCGTCCCGGCCGACGAGGCGACGGTGTCAGTCCGCGACCGCGGGTTCATGTACGGCGACGCGGCGTTCGAGACGCTCCGCGTCTACGGCGGGACTCCCTTCGAGTGGGACGCCCACCGCGAGCGACTCCAGCGCACCGCCGAGACGCTGGGGTTCGCCGACGCCGTTCCCGACGACCTGCGTGACCGGGTCGACGAGACGCTCGCGGAGAACGGCCTGGACGAGGCGTCGGCCAAGGTCTCGGTCAGCAGGGGCGTCCAGCCGGGGAAACTCACCCCAGGGGCCGACGTCGACCCGACGGTTGTCGTCACCTGTACCCCGCTCCCGCGGGGCGGCCGCGACGGGCAGCGCGTCTGGGACGACCCCGCGGCGGTCCAGACGGTCCGGACGCGCCGGATTCCGAGCGAGGCGGTGCCCGCGGACGTCAAGACGCACAACTACCTCAACGGCATCCTCGGCCGACTGGAGCTACGTCGGGCGGCCGGCAACCGTGAGGCCGCCGACGAGTGCCTCATGCGCGATATGGACGGCAACGTCGTCGAGGGGGCGACGAGCAACCTCTTTTTCGTCACGGAGAACGGCCTCCGGATACCCAGTGACGACCTGGACCTCCTCCCCGGCGTCACTCGGTCCGTCGTGCTCGATCTGGCTCGCGAAGAGTCGTTTCCCGTCGAGACCGGCCACTACTCGCTCGACGCCGTCCGGGACGCCGACGAGGCGTTCCTCACCAACTCCACGTGGGAGCTGCGGCCGATTGCGAGCGTCGACGGCATCGAGGTGGGAACCGGCCCGATGACGACGCTCCTCCAGCGGCTGTTCGACGAACGGGTGGAAGCCGAGTACTACTGA
- a CDS encoding pyridoxamine 5'-phosphate oxidase family protein has protein sequence MSRRNMDAIQIEEFLKNQVTGVLSLARENDGYGVPLSYWFDEDDSSFYFRMGYAPGSQKRKFIDASQYVTFVVYADTEEGWKSVLAEGELEVLSEDTIDASIEEVTRHLDIPYYEVHERPIDELEFDILRMRVTKLNGIAEGHMGA, from the coding sequence ATGAGCCGGCGCAACATGGACGCCATCCAGATAGAGGAGTTTCTCAAGAACCAGGTGACTGGTGTGCTCTCGCTGGCCCGCGAGAACGACGGCTACGGCGTCCCGCTCTCGTACTGGTTCGACGAGGACGATTCGAGCTTCTACTTCCGGATGGGGTACGCGCCGGGGAGCCAGAAGCGGAAGTTCATCGACGCCTCGCAGTACGTGACCTTCGTGGTCTACGCGGACACCGAGGAGGGCTGGAAGAGCGTGCTCGCGGAGGGCGAGCTCGAGGTGCTGTCGGAGGATACCATCGACGCGTCCATCGAGGAGGTCACGAGACATCTCGACATCCCCTACTACGAGGTCCACGAACGCCCGATAGACGAACTGGAGTTCGACATCCTCCGGATGCGCGTGACGAAGCTGAACGGTATCGCCGAGGGGCATATGGGCGCCTGA
- a CDS encoding Rieske (2Fe-2S) protein, which yields MDEDRRIASLDEVPDDGTLLFTVRDGFDTEEALLVSLSDGVAAFENYCPHWRDVRLDKGSGATMRDDELVCEKHGATFESDSGYCNFGPCEGAVLDELSVSVADGAVYLTDDRYEFEKQGPSGDHDRSSGSRIGFSGQ from the coding sequence ATGGACGAGGATCGCCGGATCGCGTCACTCGACGAGGTGCCGGACGACGGGACGCTCCTGTTTACCGTCCGTGACGGGTTCGACACCGAGGAGGCACTCCTGGTATCGCTGTCCGATGGCGTCGCAGCCTTCGAGAACTACTGTCCCCACTGGCGGGACGTCAGGCTGGACAAGGGGAGCGGGGCGACGATGCGCGACGACGAACTGGTGTGTGAGAAACACGGTGCGACCTTCGAATCGGACTCCGGGTACTGCAACTTCGGGCCCTGTGAGGGGGCGGTGCTCGACGAGCTCTCGGTGTCTGTCGCGGACGGCGCGGTGTACCTGACCGACGACCGGTACGAGTTCGAGAAACAGGGTCCTTCTGGCGACCACGACCGCTCGTCGGGCAGTCGTATCGGGTTCTCCGGCCAGTAG
- a CDS encoding transcriptional regulator translates to MREVSRTTRQRIADRLRDETMAAGTIANTFEIQTSDALTHVEHIARSLESTDEQLLVAPPECNACGFADFDDLTNRPSRCPECKHESISEPAYTIS, encoded by the coding sequence ATGCGCGAGGTAAGTCGGACGACGCGACAGCGCATCGCAGACCGGTTGCGAGATGAGACGATGGCTGCCGGGACGATCGCGAACACGTTCGAGATACAGACCAGCGACGCGCTCACACACGTCGAGCACATCGCTCGGTCGCTCGAGTCGACGGACGAACAGTTGCTCGTCGCCCCGCCGGAGTGCAACGCCTGCGGGTTCGCCGACTTCGACGACCTGACGAACCGACCGAGTCGGTGCCCGGAGTGCAAGCACGAGAGCATCTCGGAGCCGGCCTACACTATCAGCTAA
- a CDS encoding pyridoxamine 5'-phosphate oxidase family protein yields the protein MGEAHRAAVPADERDEFLGVGGTGVVSFATDGAESPHSVPISYGYDPEKTAFYFRMATGLDSQKGDVVGKRVTFVTYGRPEDADRWVSVIAKGRLESVDTEGISTDTLEGLERVDIPIVDVFDMPVQDISFEFLRLVPDELTARKELRADI from the coding sequence ATGGGAGAAGCACACCGCGCAGCGGTCCCCGCGGACGAACGCGACGAGTTCCTCGGCGTCGGTGGCACTGGCGTCGTCTCTTTTGCGACAGACGGCGCCGAGTCGCCACACTCGGTCCCGATCTCGTACGGCTACGACCCGGAGAAGACGGCCTTCTACTTCCGGATGGCCACCGGGCTGGACAGCCAGAAGGGGGACGTCGTCGGCAAGCGGGTCACGTTCGTCACCTACGGGCGCCCCGAGGACGCAGACCGCTGGGTGAGCGTCATCGCGAAAGGGCGGCTGGAGTCGGTCGACACCGAGGGCATCTCGACTGACACGCTCGAGGGCCTGGAACGGGTCGACATCCCCATCGTGGACGTCTTCGACATGCCAGTCCAGGACATCTCCTTCGAGTTCCTCCGGCTCGTCCCCGACGAACTGACCGCTCGAAAAGAACTCCGTGCCGACATCTGA
- a CDS encoding VIT1/CCC1 transporter family protein: MPSIRSRLRMLLAREDVRSISRRYFISNGFDGTLTSIGIVVGAVLSGVPDGVTVIRIGLGAAVGLGTSAVWSVWEIERAETKAEILRIERAMLTDLDDTRVQREHRSARVLHATMSGLGPLVGILVPLTAFLFEGTVFTMAEAAVVSVALGIGVLGAFGAYMGSISGQRWYVAAARMGLAGLVVAVVNLVLPG; encoded by the coding sequence GTGCCCTCGATTCGCAGTCGGCTCCGGATGCTCCTTGCCCGGGAGGACGTCCGGTCTATCTCGCGGCGGTACTTCATCTCGAACGGTTTCGACGGGACGCTGACCAGCATCGGCATCGTCGTGGGTGCCGTCCTCTCGGGGGTGCCAGACGGGGTGACAGTCATCCGAATCGGCCTCGGTGCCGCCGTCGGCCTGGGAACGTCGGCGGTCTGGAGCGTCTGGGAGATCGAACGGGCCGAGACGAAAGCCGAGATACTCCGCATCGAGCGGGCGATGCTCACCGACCTCGACGACACCCGCGTCCAGCGCGAGCATCGGAGCGCCCGCGTCCTCCACGCGACGATGAGCGGCCTGGGACCGCTGGTCGGCATCCTCGTGCCCCTGACGGCCTTCCTCTTCGAGGGGACGGTGTTCACCATGGCCGAGGCAGCAGTCGTCTCGGTAGCGCTCGGCATCGGCGTCCTCGGCGCGTTCGGGGCCTACATGGGCTCGATCTCCGGCCAGCGGTGGTACGTCGCGGCCGCACGGATGGGGCTCGCGGGGCTGGTCGTCGCGGTGGTGAACCTCGTCCTGCCGGGCTGA
- a CDS encoding DUF211 domain-containing protein encodes MVAVRRLVLDVLKPHSPRLTTFTEQVTEAESVAGATVSLVELDQEVQTIKLTLEGESVAYDEVETIVEGLGATVHSIDEVSCGEYVVEERATFQDA; translated from the coding sequence ATGGTCGCAGTTCGACGGCTCGTCTTAGACGTGCTGAAGCCCCACAGCCCGCGATTGACGACGTTCACTGAGCAGGTCACGGAGGCCGAGAGCGTGGCCGGCGCCACCGTCTCGCTCGTCGAACTGGACCAGGAGGTACAGACGATCAAGCTCACGCTCGAAGGGGAGAGCGTCGCCTACGACGAGGTCGAGACGATAGTCGAGGGACTCGGCGCGACGGTCCACTCGATAGACGAGGTGTCCTGCGGGGAGTACGTCGTCGAGGAACGAGCGACGTTCCAGGACGCTTGA
- a CDS encoding universal stress protein yields the protein MFDTILVPTDGSDQAERALETAAELARRHDGTVHALSVVDVRYLDKATEIDDAETDASVDLAEFVDRVDTDDFSVTTAVRHGVPDEEIRTYAADNDADLIVMGTHGRTGVRRYLLGSVTEKVVRLSDTPVLTVQETEDGTDVSFENILVPTDGSDGARAAARPAAAVATATDATVHALSVVDVRSMGVDVRSDLILDELEKVARSAVGTLEDDLATDGVQSIQTDIVHGVPYQAISSYIDDNDVDLVVMGTHGRTGLERYLLGSVTEKIVRTSPVPVMTVRAPEEAEE from the coding sequence ATGTTCGATACGATTCTCGTCCCTACCGACGGGAGCGACCAGGCCGAACGGGCGCTGGAGACGGCCGCCGAACTGGCCCGGCGACACGACGGGACGGTCCACGCGCTGTCCGTCGTCGACGTCCGCTACCTTGACAAGGCGACGGAGATAGACGACGCAGAGACGGACGCGTCGGTCGACCTCGCGGAGTTCGTCGACCGTGTCGACACCGACGACTTCTCCGTGACGACGGCCGTCCGCCACGGCGTTCCGGACGAGGAGATACGCACGTACGCGGCGGACAACGATGCGGACCTTATCGTGATGGGAACGCACGGCCGGACCGGCGTCCGTCGGTACCTCCTCGGCAGTGTGACCGAGAAGGTCGTCCGCCTCTCCGATACGCCTGTCCTGACGGTCCAGGAGACCGAGGACGGCACCGACGTCTCGTTCGAGAACATCCTGGTCCCGACGGACGGGAGCGACGGGGCGCGGGCAGCGGCCCGACCGGCGGCAGCCGTGGCGACGGCGACCGACGCCACGGTCCACGCGCTGTCCGTCGTCGACGTGCGCTCGATGGGCGTCGACGTCCGCTCGGACCTGATTCTCGACGAACTGGAGAAGGTGGCCCGGTCGGCCGTCGGCACCCTCGAGGACGACCTGGCGACCGACGGCGTCCAGTCCATCCAGACCGACATCGTCCACGGCGTCCCGTACCAGGCCATCAGCTCGTATATCGACGACAACGACGTCGACCTCGTGGTGATGGGGACCCACGGCCGGACTGGCCTCGAGCGCTACCTGCTGGGGAGCGTGACCGAGAAAATCGTCCGCACGTCGCCGGTGCCGGTGATG